CCACTATGGTCAATGGTGTTTTTCAGAGTATACCTATATGGACAAAGTGGAAAGGTGCCTTCCTCTACCTTTTCTCAGCAAGATCAGGATATGTTCAAAGcaattttatatttcataagCTACCATACAGTATTTTCTTGCCTTAGACAAGGCTTGTAATACTTTGTACCAGCCATAAATTAGATATtgttaaacacaaaaatatcagaaattcCCTGACCTTCATAATGCTAAAAGCTGAGAATATGTATTCTTAAATTTTTTCCTGTAGCTCTACTACTGATCAGTGTCATGGAGAAGATAGTGTTCTGACTCCCTGTGGACATCCTCCTGTGTAATAGATTGCTTGTATTTTAATAAGGAAGAGAAAGATCACTGAGTTTTAAATGTTACAAGCAAATATTTCCTAAAACATTTGCTGTGGGTATTGATTTAATgttacatgaaataaaaaatcctcACTGAAGATGAATTAttgaagaacagaaattatGACTTGATATGAATCCTGAAGAAGAGCTTGCACATATCTTAAATGTTCCatcaattttaattttgatttgtttCCAGGATGGAGTCTGATCGAAGTTGGTTGTAAGGTGGATCAGGGAGCTCAAAAGCTTAAGTGTTGTCTAATCTTTGAAAGGGTAAACATGGATTAGACATCATCTAAAGGCTGTGCAGACAGACAATAGAACTTACACAAATATAGCTGCATagcaataattaatttatttagtcCATGACAGTTTTGATCTAGGTTAATGTTAACTGACTCTTGTTAATCCacataaattaaaatagaaacctGTTGACTAGGCtgttctgcttttgtttgctgTATTTGTAGAGCTCTCAGATATTGTTTCTGATTCATTCACATTAAAACGTGAAGTAACAACACGGTTTTATAGTTGGATTGTTCCTAATACTTAAAAATAAGTCATCTCTGTGCAATTTAAATGTGACTATATTTCAGTAGAGCTTTGAGTTAATTCATCTATGCAAAATGGCATAGTACATTTTAGCATTTGCCTGTGTCTATTTAAGCAACATGAATAATTTACTGGACTAAAATTTCTTCATGGTTCTCCACCACTACTGGTTAATAaaggaaatataatttaattactATGTCATTTTAATCATTATGGaagaattttgtattttatgatTCATCCATACTTAATTGCAAGTACAGTATGACAGAGCAAAGTCCATCAGATTGAGCACAGTGTGGAATAAGAAATTGCAAAGTGCAATTTTGCTGCATTTGAGATAGCACATTGGATCTGATTTATTCCCCTGGACTTCAGTAGCAGGCAAAGTACAACTGTAGAGAGGGAGCTCATTCGTGTTCTTTGCCAGTCTTCACTTGAAAGAGGTAAGGTGCCTGCCCAGTCCTGTGTTCCTTGGGTCCTTTCTTACTAGTTTTCAATACCTATTTctattctggaattaaattgATCTTTAAATCAATTTTCAATGCTTATACATAAATATAAGTGAAGAAAAAAGGTTTACTccttaaaaaatactaaaagaaaagtaaaaagatTCAAAAAAATAACTCCAGATCCAAGTTCAAATTTCATGAAAATCAGGTTTTGGGCTTGTGGACTACAGTTtgatttaaagtaatttataaTTTAGTACTTCATAATAGCAACAGTAATCAAAGCTTTCAGGAAAAATCATACACGACAGTAGAAAATACAAGTACAGCAGAATTTAAATGCTTAAAGGGAAGCACTATGCCAAATTTTCCCTGAAGATTTATTATGATCCCAATGTCAGATGACCAACTTTACATAAAGGGTAACTTATATTTTAATAGTAAATAATAGTTATTACTGAATAGTTTCAGGTAGAatagaaaattctgttttgctgGCTTTGTATATGGTAGGTACAAAAATTAACTCTCAAACCTTAACATTATTACAATGATTTATCttagacttttaaaaaaaaaaaaatgtgctgaatTTTTTCACTCTGGAAAACTTTTTGCTGAATCTACTGCTAAGTCATTAGATTTAAAAGGAATGTGGCTTTGTTGCAACATAAGCCACTGTGGAGAAGGGTACTGGCCTCTGCAGACTTTGTGCTGATGCTGGCAGGAAATAAGCCCTGACCGAAGAGCTTTTTTGCTAGATCTATTTTCTGCCTTCAGCAAAGCCACTGTGGGGAACCCAgtccttaaagaaaaaaaacaaccaaaacaaaacaaaaaactcaaaccaaaccaaaccaaaccaaaccaaacaaaaaaccaaaaaaaccccaaaccaaaacaaacaatccaaaaaacacaacaaaaaacccccacaaaaataagaacaacaacaagaaaccaaaccaaaccaaaccaaaaacaaccaaaaaaaaaaaagaaaaagttccaaaaaaccaaaaaacaagcaTCCAAAGAGTTTGGTTAGAGTCTAAGTAAATGTATACTTTGAGAGTATTGGAAACATTTGTTTACCTGATTCAATCTGAGTTGTTGACAGAAACTCCTCTTCAGAGAATTGGGGATTTGCCTAAGTGAGGAGCACAGAATTTAGTCCAGTAATAGCTTAAGCCTTCTTCTCTACTGAATGAAGTACTAATAGACATGTATCCCAAAAGGTGGATAAAAGGATGCTCAAAGCTGTTTCAATTCAGTATATTGAACCCTTGTGTGTTTTGAAGAGttgttctttgctttgtttactgaacttttttatttttacaatctGATTGAAACCTGTGACCTGTTATCACCTGTTATTTCAATTTGTAGgtagaaattcccaaaaaagcATAGTTCAGGTTGAGTTCTCAAGTGCATGGAAACCTTTCCAGCACTAGGAAAGCCACGTCTCTGAGTACTGATTGAGCTACAGACAGTCAGCAGAGTTAATGTTACTGTTTCTGTCCCGTCGACAATTGGTGTCTCTATTTCACTGCAGTTTGGATTCAGGGAATAAGAAAAATTCAACTCTGATAATTAAGAATTGTGCTTTTACTCTTGTCATTACATTAGTCTTGATGGTTTTTTGCCACACTCAAAATTACATTGTGTTTCATTGCCCAGCCTGGCACAAGGTGACAGGTGACAGATTCTAAGTGTCTCAGCACAGCGCTCTGTGACAGAGAAATGAGTGACTTGTCAGAAACCAGGTCTgagacagcaggaaaggagagGTCCTTCAAAGAAGAGAGAAGCCAACTTTGACAGAGGCTTACTGTATTGAAGCTCGGTATTTCTAAACATTTCTCCTTCAGGACTTTTGTACTAGAAGTCACAAATATTGCCATTTTCACTTCCAGTCTGTGTTACAGTTCTGTATTGCTTCAGGACGACTGAGGCAGAAGGAAGATGCTATTGAGGATCTCAGCAGGGTTCATACTGTTCTTGCTCTCTCAATGCACTGTGACCCTGGGCACCAAAGAGGCAGTGGTCCTGGCTAATGCTCACCTTCTTCCCCAAAGGGACTATGAGAAACTGGGAAACGCCAATGAAAAAGGTACTCATGAAGACAGCGAGTGATTTGGAAGTGTTCTGTGTTTTACTTTATTGCTTTGCTATAACATTTTCAACAAACATATTTGAAAACTAGCCCTGGAAGAATCATTTGCAATATGAACAAGTCCTGCCACGAAGTCCTGTCTGTAGAAGTTGTTCTATAATGTTCACTGAGAAGGGCAACTGTGAGGGGTCACTGTGTATATTGCTGGTTTGGACACCACTATAtaaattacttaaataatcCTTCTATAAAATCATGGCATTACATTTGGTGTCAACTGGGCTGTGTCTATCAGgcaaatgtaatttttactGAATTTTTCTCACAGAGATAAtaaatttttcaagtttttattaaatacaaattaCAAATATTCCACAGTTTAATGACATAAGGACATGCTTTTCACCTCTATGGAGAAGTGAGTGATTTCAATTCATAAACATATGTCTGAGTAACGGAACAATGAATACATTTCTTCTGTACAAAAGGAATTCTGTCTCTATAACTTCATACATAGgtaaatgtatatttaaataaattattttctggctCTTAAGAAACTTCAGAATCAATTGTAAAATTCAGAGCATTGTGCCAAAGTCTCAGAGATGCTTGATATTATACTATAGCAAGAAGTTACTTTATAAGCAcgttacattttaaaaaacccaaaaaatattttagcccAATAGTGAGTGTCAACCCAAGCCTTATATGCATTTATTATTACTCTCTGAGTCTACTGGATAAGCAATTAAATGGAAAAGTACTCTCACCTATTTTCCTAATATTAGTGTTCAGCACTGAACAAAACTGTAGTTCTACTTGCAAATCCATGAAAAAATTTAGCTTTGAGTTTGAGTGAAAAGAACTCATCCTAAGAAAATCCTCAGATGTTTATAAGATTTATATTAacaataaaaatgctttaatatCTTCCTTCTATTAATGAACACTTGGCATACATTTCAGAATTTAATACAAAGATGTTAGAGATGCCTGAAGTATAAATTGAttcaagagaaattaattttttcattgaGGAAAAGACTAGATCTAGTTATTAAACACAAGTGTCCTACGCATTTCCCTGTTCCTGCACAGGGAactgcaaacttgctgagtACTTACACTGGAAGAACACTGGTGGAAAAGGAATGACCTGTACATAGCTTTTGACTTTTCAACCATATCTCTGTCACAAATGCAAAATCATACTTCTGTTGTAAGACAGAGTAACAAATCATTTTTTgaatttctgaatatttcttgCATGTTCCTGCCAGAAATCTTCCCCCTTTTGCTGAATAAATGCCCATCAGCTGCAATGAAGTCATCCAGCATCCAGTCTGAAGAGAATCATTCAGTCACTCTAAAGGACAGAGTCCGATTTCTGAAATTTATTATTtgaacagaatttattttaattttttggggtttttttgttttgttttgtttttctcagacTATCCAAGGGATTGTTTTGAGATTTTACAGCGCTCCAAAGGAAATTCCAGAGATGGCCTTTACGTCATCCAACCAAAAGAGGAACCAGTTGTTGTCTTTTGTAACATGCAGGATGGTGGCTGGACAGTAATCCAGCACATTACAGCCAACAGTACTGTTGACTTTGACAGGACCTGGCAGGACTACAAATATGGATTTGGCTCTGTTCATGAGAACCACTGGTTAGGAAATGAATACATGCACCAGTTAACTGGCGGCTCAGTGCAATATATACTTGGAATTAAACTTGTAAATCTAAATGCTGAAGTCAGATGGGGACAGTATGAGCCATTCCTAATTGAGGCAGAAGAGTCTCAGTACCGAATCAGGGTTGGTCTTTACAAAGGCAACGCCACTGATGCGCTGACCCTGGACACAGAAGCTTATCTCCATGACAACCAGAAGTTCACCACCAAGGACAGAGACAATGACAATTACTTTATGAATTGTGCCAAACTGGAACTGAATGGGATTCCTGGGGGAGGCTGGTGGTACGACGCGTGTGCTGGAGCAAATCTGAACCGCAGGAACATGATATACTGGCAAAAAGACTGCAACAAGCAACGCCCGTGCAAGTTTGCATGGATGATGATCAAACCCATTGAGCACCACCAGTCATACCCTACCAAGGCCTGCCCCTGTCAGAAAATTGAACTGTAGACAAGCCATGCATATTTGACAGgaacatggatttttttctcaagtgACTGAAGTGAACTCACTGACTGAGTAATAACTCTAAGTAACCATGACTGAAAATTTAAACTGGGCCTCTGCAAGGGCTTTATGATGACAAAATGTCCAGGACTGGCACATGTCATAGAAATTTGCCAATCACACAAGTGAGAAACTGTCAGAAACTGAGGCCTTTACCACAAGATTTAAGTAAATGgaagactcaaataattcattttatacTATTTTATCCATAAGACAAGTCCAGTATGAAGTCCAGGATATGAAATCTTGTACAATACATACATGAATAAAGATGCGTTTCAGAAGGTTTTGCTCTGGTGTCAATGCTCAAGACTGACTACACATTTATAACTGCACATCTTCATATATCATGCAAGGAGGATATTTCCAGTCATAAACCTACATTTACAAAATGCATATTGAAGAGTATTGTGTACCATAAGGCTTCAACAGGCCCTTTCTTTCTAACTTTAGTGGatgatattttaatatttaaaattggaATTAACCTCATCTCCCATGGTTTCTTTCCCCCTTAATAGACTCTTCTTTTATCTCTACTTTTTAATCATCCTATATACAGTGAGGTATTCAGCACAggcttttcttttctgccttcatTTTAGAACACTCAGCACTAATGTGATTGTCAGCTTTCCCATTTAAAGCCACCGATCTGAGGTTTACAACCCCTCTGAATTTTTCCCCCAATAAACTCAttgaatacatttttaaaagagcaaatTGACATTGCAATTGTTTATTTATCCCTCCATTTCCCCCATGAAGATTATTCCCCTTTATTTACCATTATTTGACTGTTACTTCTCCCTGTTCCATGCTGttcttcatctttttctttATGTAATACCACTTTGAGAAAAGAAGAGAATGTTTctttatttcacatttaaaaattgtttcagtACTCAACCTTGACATCAATTAAACAGTGCCTTTTCtctaattataaaataaaataaaatttaattataaattattctgttgtaaaacaataaacaaaaatatttcaatttttataaCCTTGAAGGGCTTGTTTACTTTTACCACTGTTTGAGTTGCTTCACATAGTTCTATATAATTGGAATAGCTGAATGAcaactgaagatttttttaattgttgcaTTTAGAAAATGTCAGAATAATAATTAGATAATCATGTCTGTTTTCTTAAATACTTCAGTTAAAGAAACTCCACCAACAGATACTGTCAAAttcatgcattttaatttaaaatactattttaatactattttattataattttcatgaaaattgctttagaaaataaattctattgTGTTTTGAGAGAACCAAAACTACCATGATTGCTTAAGGTGAGAGACTATTTTGGAAGCCAAAAAGCCAAGAAAGCAACTTTTATTATTCTTGATGTATTACAGTATTTTCAGAAAGAGATACAGCTACATTATGCAGGTGAAGCCAACATAGTACACATGCCAATTTTGcagtatctgatttttttccccctgattttGTGTTCAAAGACAGAAGTGTGATAGGGGAAGAAATGATTAGTACCAGAACGGAGTTTATATCATTGAGTCAATTTATGTGGGTTCTGCATAATTCTATCAGGTTGCCCCCCAAGCTGTGATGAGGATACAGAAAAATCACCTGAGGGCAGCCAGTCTCATATAGCTTTTGTTAGAATTCCTGGCCATATGGCCAGAAGCTCACACACCTTCCAAAAATGTGTTCTTAATAACCTCGACACGGAAGTGTGGAAGGGAGAGTCCACAGGCTGCATCTGAACAAAAGAGGTAGGTaacctgctctgcagcacatcTTTAGCTTGTTTTAGAGGATTTTGGAGGTAAGGACTCTGCAAATGAACTTTATTAATAACTTGGGCACCAGCAGACCAAACCCAGCTTCCCAGGTCTGGAGGGACTCTAGTATTAACTGGCGCCTTACAAACCTGTGTACTGAATTCCAGCacaaaaaatagattttaattataataaaaaCTCAAAACAAGAACTCTACCAGCAAAAACCTGAGACGTTTAATCGAACTCAGGGACTGAGCTATATTCCACACTTCTAAACTAAGTTTAGATGGAAATGCCTATTTGGGCTGGGTTAGGGATGGAGTGCTGGATGaaaaaaagtaagaatattCTAGAACACACACCAGCATGGAGGCTTTACCTCTGCTACTTTGCATTTCACCTTATACTGTCAACTGCAGGAAATGTAAACACACTCTCACATATAATACCACATGAATCAACTTAGAATTTActatttgtctttaaaaataattaaattttcatatgAGAAAgtgcttgcttttctttctgatttccCAGACTTCCAGGTGTGTTAATCATAGTTTTAAAAGTATGACAAAATGGTTTTAGGGGCTAGCTGTCTAATGTTGTTAATTTATTGATGCAATACACTGCATCAAAAAATTAACATCTTTAGCTGCATGGCCTCATTTTCTCTTACTAGAATTAACAAACAGTCCTTCAGGCACTCtcatttcttttgcatttcagaagaCATCAGGCCACAGTCAGAGTGGGGGGCTACAGAGCTGAATCCAGCTGTGTTCCACAGCTGGAATCTTCCACTGTACCTTCTCTCCACTCTTCCTCCTACAGCTACCTGATGAATTGCCCACTAAAGGAGGCCTTATGGGCAGCACACACCAAAACCAACTATCTGACCTCCTCTACATCTAGGTTGCTGCTGTATGTAaggattaaaatatatttcatctTCTATCTTGGCATTGTGATCCAGGAATTCAGTAACCCCCCCAATCCCCCAGTGTAAGAGAGCTACAGAAACAGAAGACATCAGCAACCAGGGCCTGGAGGAGAGCCTGTTGAGAAGAAAACTTCTGAAGGATTTGAAATGTTTGGTTTATTTGAGGAGGACTGACTTTGGTACATCAGCAGATACATGACGAAACTAGTGACCAATGGCAAAAATATTGAGTAAAATGCAGTGCTTTTAGTGAGTGTAACAAAAAATGAAGTTCCTTAATCATGAAATAATACATTTACCAAGATGGTAAAAATTTAACACCATTCCTTTCTGAAATCACTGTTAGTCATAGATTATCTCCTGTTTTACAAAATGATGTCAtcaatttttaattgttttagcTACTTATGGGGTAACTATTAATAAAATCACAAACAGGAAGCTTATTAAATCTCAAGGTTTTGTGAGACTCACCTATCAAATGTATGTGGAAGAACATTTCTTAGGGAATTCAAAAGGCAGCAATGGAGCTGTCCTTTGCAGAACTCTTCACTCTAAGTAGTCACAGAAAATGCACAGCGGTATCCAGGTGCTCTACATCtgtttaaaaattctgtgaacTTTTCCAAGTATTTATCTACAAACATAAATTATATTTGCAAAAAATTAATGTTAGTTAATAAATTATGGCAATTTGGAATATGTAGAAATGTCAGCATATGTGAAAAGGGAGAGACAAAAGACCTACCCCCAGTTGTGGGAAAATTCAAtacttgaaaatataaaaggtGCTGGGTCTCTGAAAAGCTTAGTTAGAAATGTGTATTTATGCATCTATATTGATAATAcatacatatctatatatatgtatgtgtatgaaACTATGCACAATCAAAATGTAGTTTTACAAAAAACTTTTCATTAGTCCATGACAATAATCAATTACAGAATCAGTAAAAAGGACAGATAACAAGATAACAAGATTGTCCTACACTGCAAAAATTCCAcaacactttttaaaagtacaaaatACAATCACGTATTAACTGATACTCTGATGAGGAACACATTTgtctttttgtggttttgattttttttaagaataagcATCCTACATAACAATAAAGTAACATACAACTCTTTATATAATTCTTGATATTTACAATGTACTCATGTGTGGCCATGTAATCTCTCACATGGTTAGGCAATAGCAGCATTATTTAAGCACATATTTTACAATTACATTGTACCAACATTGTTGCATCCATTACTGTGTATTCTAATACATTTACTGAGCAGAGAGTCCATAAACATTTACAGAACATTCTTGATCAACAGAagttaaaaacaacaaaaaataccccCTTTAATTTCAATGGGAGCCaatgcttcatttcagaaataataGAGCTTCTAGCAGGAACTCTTACTACCTCATAAATTTTGCCTTTAACTACAGCTTTTCGGAGAGACACATTCATCTGCTAAAAATCACAGTTTACTGAACGACTGGTCTGATTTGACTGGTctgatttaaaatgaaataaactcaCTCTAATAACCAATTTGAACACTTACTGtacacaggaaaagctctgaaTAGTGACAGAACCAAGCTGATGAAAGTTTTATAAAGacctctgctttcctttcatAAGTAGTCATATGCTAATGCACAAAAACAATAGGCCCAGTAAGTGCATTACAAAACAATCACATGAAGTTAGAGAACATATTTTTGCATTAGTACACTGCTAATCTTTCACTGACAAAATTTTCCCCTGTGGACACTGGggctaaaaaaatattaattacttgTACTGTGATTGTTGACATAGAGGATTTATCTATCTATAGGAAAACATTCTGATGGTATGATAATATGTTATACAAACAATTGCACAGAGAGCAATGGTACAGTCATGACGACTAATACAATCCCTGAAATGTGCAACTGGGTAATGTCACCACTGCAATGTCCCACTAAAGTATATTAGATATAGTATGAAGATTGTCTCAAACTATTATTCCAAAGTATCTCACTCAGAATTTTGATAGAAAGACTAGAAGTGAATTGGAA
This genomic stretch from Cinclus cinclus chromosome 6, bCinCin1.1, whole genome shotgun sequence harbors:
- the LOC134044777 gene encoding fibrinogen-like protein 1-like protein, translating into MLLRISAGFILFLLSQCTVTLGTKEAVVLANAHLLPQRDYEKLGNANEKDYPRDCFEILQRSKGNSRDGLYVIQPKEEPVVVFCNMQDGGWTVIQHITANSTVDFDRTWQDYKYGFGSVHENHWLGNEYMHQLTGGSVQYILGIKLVNLNAEVRWGQYEPFLIEAEESQYRIRVGLYKGNATDALTLDTEAYLHDNQKFTTKDRDNDNYFMNCAKLELNGIPGGGWWYDACAGANLNRRNMIYWQKDCNKQRPCKFAWMMIKPIEHHQSYPTKACPCQKIEL